In one Pangasianodon hypophthalmus isolate fPanHyp1 chromosome 22, fPanHyp1.pri, whole genome shotgun sequence genomic region, the following are encoded:
- the map7d2b gene encoding MAP7 domain-containing protein 2 isoform X1, whose product MAAIVEKTNSTKDRARLAREKREERERFQASREKELWEKEQRFRKQYERSVEERGRRLEEQRQREERRRAAVEQKRRQRGEEEKEHLEALMRRSEDRGPPLEPRPKRWTWGGPPRTCEGDPKIAPPSPAASSILANEPASLPPANQSKAVPDFMIPPECPELDLIACLSSSNSSAALAQTTERASPSPHRSPYKASPSRAERRKASSTSGPLEESRGAATTPKTPQTEKQVGVITESSAKQLESPMTPTKNSSGCKKPSTPKRSKSCKSRIQSPCSPGQYPTSPMKHRAMTPGADNNKRLDGEEKGLESKSSNTLDRKTSRTEKIPKSASRELGHNAESPVTPTGKAGTTDAEEASRLLAEKRRLARVQKEQEEKQRLEEERLKAEELQRKQAEERERQEQAAQQAEKERQRQEDERRKKEEDDKRQKERRLKELQDQLDREREEAFQRVQREAERKQQEREQLKLQEEQERLQRKKRIEEIMKRTRKTDTEPKKDETHTESNSSVIESVSVLESADAGQINGPSIRSSESSTFEKFKSEFPSSITAGSPVINLQPLEAKGSVADDLSDGVQSMDVSPVSRDELMQEYSPISESSENLMRNPQALDLLPLTGQAAYPKAGDCNKNLIQSFSTATADSALIQSLGPSMDKLTV is encoded by the exons ATGGCTGCAATTGTGGAGAAGACAA ATTCAACAAAAGACCGAGCGAGACTAGCtcgagagaagagagaggagagagagaggtttcaAG CATCACGGGAGAAGGAGCTGTGGGAGAAGGAGCAGCGCTTCCGTAAGCAGTATGAGCGCTCGGTGGAGGAGCGAGGGAGGCGTCTGGAGGAGCAGCGGCAGCGAGAGGAGCGTCGCCGAGCTGCTGTGGAGCAGAAGAGGAGGCAGCGTGGTGAGGAGGAGAAG GAGCACCTGGAGGCACTGATGCGGCGCTCGGAGGATCGCGGCCCACCGCTGGAACCGAGACCCAAACGCTGGACATGGGGCGGCCCGCCACGGACCTGCGAGG GTGATCCTAAGATTGCCCCGCCCTCTCCTGCTGCTTCATCCATCTTAGCCAATGAGCCTGCTTCTCTCCCACCTGCCAACCAATCCAAAGCCG TACCAGACTTCATGATTCCACCGGAGTGCCCAGAGCTAGACTTGATCGCCTGCCTTTCCTCCTCTAACTCCTCAGCTGCTTTAGCACAAACAACAGAGAGAG CCTCGCCCAGCCCCCACAGGTCCCCGTATAAGGCCTCACCGAGCAGAGCCGAGCGCAGGAAGGCCAGCTCCACATCTGGACCATTGGAGGAATCCCGAGGGGCTGCCACAACCCCCAAAACCCCCCAG ACAGAGAAACAAGTCGGCGTGATCACCGAGTCCTCAGCAAAGCAGCTGGAATCTCCCATGACGCCCACCAAGAACTCGTCTGGCTGCAAGAAGCCCAGCACACCCAAAAG GTCCAAGTCATGTAAGAGCCGCATCCAGTCTCCGTGTTCTCCCGGGCAGTACCCCACCTCACCTATGAAGCACAGAGCCATGACCCCGGGTGCAGACAACAACAAGAGGCTGGACGGAGAGGAGAAAGGTCTCGAGAGTAAAAGCTCCAACACTCTGGACAGGAAAACATCAAGGACTGAAAAGATTCCCAAATCTGCAAGCAGAGAACTCGGACATAATGCAG AGTCTCCAGTGACTCCGACTGGAAAAGCTGGAACCACTGATGCTGAGGAGGCCTCCAGACTGCTGGCTGAGAAACGACGGCTGGCCAGAGTGCAGAAAGAGCAGGAGGAGAAACAGCGACTGGAGGAAGAGAG GCTTAAGGCCGAGGAGCTCCAGAGGAAGCAGGCGGAGGAGCGGGAGCGACAGGAGCAGGCGGCTCAGCAGGCAGAGAAGGAGCGGCAGAGGCAAGAGGATGAACGCaggaagaaagaggaagacGACAAGCGGCAGAAGGAAAGACGTTTGAAAGAGCTCCAGGACCAGCTGGACAGAGAG agggAGGAGGCTTTCCAGAGGGTGCAGAGGGAGGCGGAGAGGAAGCAGCAGGAAAGAGAGCAGCTCAAACTGCAGGAAGAGCAAGAGAGACTGCAGAGGAAGAAG CGCATTGAGGAGATCATGAAAAGGACAAGAAAAACTGACACAGAGCCAaag AAAGATGAGACGCACACTGAGTCCAACTCGTCCGTGATTGAGTCGGTCTCTGTCTTGGAGTCTGCAG ATGCTGGACAGATTAATGGTCCCTCCATCAGGTCCTCAGAAAGCTCCACTTTTGAAAAGTTTAAGAGTGAATTCCCCTCATCCATCACAGCTGGCTCGCCTGTGATAAACCTACAGCCTCTGGAAGCTAAGGGGAGTGTGGCTGATGACCTTTCAGATGGTGTCCAGTCCATGGATGTAAG CCCGGTCTCTAGAGATGAGCTGATGCAGGAATACTCTCCTATCAGTGAGAGCTCAGAGAACCTCATGAGGAACCCCCAGGCGCTGGATCTCCTGCCTCTCACTGGACAGGCTGCGTATCCTAAAGCTGGGGACTGCAACAAAAACCTGATCCAGAGCTTCAGCACCGCCACCGCAGACTCAGCGCTCATCCAGAGTCTTGGGCCGAGCATGGATAAGCTTACTGTCTAG
- the map7d2b gene encoding MAP7 domain-containing protein 2 isoform X2 gives MAAIVEKTNSTKDRARLAREKREERERFQASREKELWEKEQRFRKQYERSVEERGRRLEEQRQREERRRAAVEQKRRQRGEEEKEHLEALMRRSEDRGPPLEPRPKRWTWGGPPRTCEVPDFMIPPECPELDLIACLSSSNSSAALAQTTERASPSPHRSPYKASPSRAERRKASSTSGPLEESRGAATTPKTPQTEKQVGVITESSAKQLESPMTPTKNSSGCKKPSTPKRSKSCKSRIQSPCSPGQYPTSPMKHRAMTPGADNNKRLDGEEKGLESKSSNTLDRKTSRTEKIPKSASRELGHNAESPVTPTGKAGTTDAEEASRLLAEKRRLARVQKEQEEKQRLEEERLKAEELQRKQAEERERQEQAAQQAEKERQRQEDERRKKEEDDKRQKERRLKELQDQLDREREEAFQRVQREAERKQQEREQLKLQEEQERLQRKKRIEEIMKRTRKTDTEPKKDETHTESNSSVIESVSVLESADAGQINGPSIRSSESSTFEKFKSEFPSSITAGSPVINLQPLEAKGSVADDLSDGVQSMDVSPVSRDELMQEYSPISESSENLMRNPQALDLLPLTGQAAYPKAGDCNKNLIQSFSTATADSALIQSLGPSMDKLTV, from the exons ATGGCTGCAATTGTGGAGAAGACAA ATTCAACAAAAGACCGAGCGAGACTAGCtcgagagaagagagaggagagagagaggtttcaAG CATCACGGGAGAAGGAGCTGTGGGAGAAGGAGCAGCGCTTCCGTAAGCAGTATGAGCGCTCGGTGGAGGAGCGAGGGAGGCGTCTGGAGGAGCAGCGGCAGCGAGAGGAGCGTCGCCGAGCTGCTGTGGAGCAGAAGAGGAGGCAGCGTGGTGAGGAGGAGAAG GAGCACCTGGAGGCACTGATGCGGCGCTCGGAGGATCGCGGCCCACCGCTGGAACCGAGACCCAAACGCTGGACATGGGGCGGCCCGCCACGGACCTGCGAGG TACCAGACTTCATGATTCCACCGGAGTGCCCAGAGCTAGACTTGATCGCCTGCCTTTCCTCCTCTAACTCCTCAGCTGCTTTAGCACAAACAACAGAGAGAG CCTCGCCCAGCCCCCACAGGTCCCCGTATAAGGCCTCACCGAGCAGAGCCGAGCGCAGGAAGGCCAGCTCCACATCTGGACCATTGGAGGAATCCCGAGGGGCTGCCACAACCCCCAAAACCCCCCAG ACAGAGAAACAAGTCGGCGTGATCACCGAGTCCTCAGCAAAGCAGCTGGAATCTCCCATGACGCCCACCAAGAACTCGTCTGGCTGCAAGAAGCCCAGCACACCCAAAAG GTCCAAGTCATGTAAGAGCCGCATCCAGTCTCCGTGTTCTCCCGGGCAGTACCCCACCTCACCTATGAAGCACAGAGCCATGACCCCGGGTGCAGACAACAACAAGAGGCTGGACGGAGAGGAGAAAGGTCTCGAGAGTAAAAGCTCCAACACTCTGGACAGGAAAACATCAAGGACTGAAAAGATTCCCAAATCTGCAAGCAGAGAACTCGGACATAATGCAG AGTCTCCAGTGACTCCGACTGGAAAAGCTGGAACCACTGATGCTGAGGAGGCCTCCAGACTGCTGGCTGAGAAACGACGGCTGGCCAGAGTGCAGAAAGAGCAGGAGGAGAAACAGCGACTGGAGGAAGAGAG GCTTAAGGCCGAGGAGCTCCAGAGGAAGCAGGCGGAGGAGCGGGAGCGACAGGAGCAGGCGGCTCAGCAGGCAGAGAAGGAGCGGCAGAGGCAAGAGGATGAACGCaggaagaaagaggaagacGACAAGCGGCAGAAGGAAAGACGTTTGAAAGAGCTCCAGGACCAGCTGGACAGAGAG agggAGGAGGCTTTCCAGAGGGTGCAGAGGGAGGCGGAGAGGAAGCAGCAGGAAAGAGAGCAGCTCAAACTGCAGGAAGAGCAAGAGAGACTGCAGAGGAAGAAG CGCATTGAGGAGATCATGAAAAGGACAAGAAAAACTGACACAGAGCCAaag AAAGATGAGACGCACACTGAGTCCAACTCGTCCGTGATTGAGTCGGTCTCTGTCTTGGAGTCTGCAG ATGCTGGACAGATTAATGGTCCCTCCATCAGGTCCTCAGAAAGCTCCACTTTTGAAAAGTTTAAGAGTGAATTCCCCTCATCCATCACAGCTGGCTCGCCTGTGATAAACCTACAGCCTCTGGAAGCTAAGGGGAGTGTGGCTGATGACCTTTCAGATGGTGTCCAGTCCATGGATGTAAG CCCGGTCTCTAGAGATGAGCTGATGCAGGAATACTCTCCTATCAGTGAGAGCTCAGAGAACCTCATGAGGAACCCCCAGGCGCTGGATCTCCTGCCTCTCACTGGACAGGCTGCGTATCCTAAAGCTGGGGACTGCAACAAAAACCTGATCCAGAGCTTCAGCACCGCCACCGCAGACTCAGCGCTCATCCAGAGTCTTGGGCCGAGCATGGATAAGCTTACTGTCTAG
- the eif1axb gene encoding eukaryotic translation initiation factor 1A X-linked b: protein MPKNKGKGGKNRRRGKNENESEKRELVFKEDGQEYAQVIKMLGNGRLEAMCFDGVKRLCHIRGKLRKKVWINTSDIILIGLRDYQDTKADVILKYNADEARSLKAYGELPEHAKINETDTFGPGDDDEIQFDDIGDDDEDIDDI, encoded by the exons ATGCCAAAAAACAaag GTAAAGGAGGAAAGAACAGGCGACGTGGTAAGAATGAGAACGAGTCGGAGAAGAGAGAGCTGGTGTTTAAAGAGGATGGACAAG AGTACGCCCAGGTGATAAAGATGCTGGGAAACGGCAGGCTGGAGGCCATGTGCTTCGACGGCGTCAAACGGCTTTGTCACATCCGAGGAAAACTCCGGAAAAAG gttTGGATCAACACATCAGACATTATCCTCATAGGCCTGAGGGATTATCAG GACACGAAAGCAGACGTTATTTTGAAGTACAACGCTGATGAGGCTCGGAGTCTGAAGGCGTATGGAGAGCTTCCAGAGCACG ccAAAATCAATGAGACGGACACGTTTGGACCCGGAGACGATGACGAAATTCAGTTCGACGATATTGGAGATGACGACGAGGACATTGATGAT ATCTAA